Below is a window of Planococcus rifietoensis DNA.
CTTCCACTGCTTTATCTTCTCCGAAAGTTAAAGCGAAAACGGTGATGCCCGCTGTCGCGATAATCAAGAAAAAGACGAGCATGATGAAATAGAAGGTCTTCATTCGAATAAAATGCGACTTTGGTTCCTCTGCCGCCTGCGCTTCGGGTTGCTGTTCTTCGCCCGGTCGCTTTTCGTCCATATGTTTCACCACTTTCTTCATTCACCTGACAGCAAGTTTCAAAAATTCTCCGAAACTTGGCGGGGTTAAAAGAAAAAGACTGCCTCGACAGTCTTTTTTCCTGTTAGTCTTGGATCGCTGCGTCCAATGCCACAACAATCATATCATTGAAAGTTGTTTGGCGCTCTTCTGCAGAAGTTACTTCACCAGTCAACAGATGGTCGCTGACTGTCAAGATCGATAGTGCTTTGCGGCCGAATTTCGCTGCTAGCGTGTACAATGCGGAAGATTCCATTTCCAAGCCAAGAATTCCGTATTGTGCCCATTTTTCGTGCTCTGCGTGCTCGTTGTAGAAGACGTCTTCAGTGAAAACGTTCCCGACGCGCAAGTTCAAGCCTTTTTCCTGCCCGGCTGCATAGGCCTTTTGCAGAAGATCGAAGTTGGCAATCGGCGCATACGAGATGCCGTTGAAGATGATGTCGTTCATTTTCGAATCTGTTGAAGCTGCTTGTGCAAGGATGACATCGCGCACTTTAACGTCTTTATGGATCGAGCCGCAAGTACCGACGCGGATCAATTTCTGCACGTCATATTCTTGCATCAATTCCGTCACATAGATCGAGATCGACGGGACACCCATGCCCGTTCCTTGAACGGAAATGCGTTTGCCTTTGTATGTACCCGTATAGCCGAACATATTGCGGACTTCGTTATACAATGTTACGTCTTCTAGGAATGTTTCCGCGATGTACTTCGCGCGAAGCGGGTCTCCAGGAAGCAGAATAGTATCGGCGATATCGCCTTTTTTAGCATTAATGTGGACACTCATCATAAAACCTCACTTTATTTTAGTCGATTTAATCATACTGTTTTTTTTAGACAAGTGCAATGAAGAGCCTCAACCTGCCTCGTATTCTTCCCACATCCGGTCGAATGTGGAAGCTTGGAGAACTGGATGCGCTTTCTCTTCGACATATTGTGAGATTTCCTGAAAATCCGTACTCATTTTCGGAAAGCTGTGGTCCAAAAACATTGCCTCGGCAAATTGGGAATATTCATCCTGTATAAGCTTGCCGCGGTATTTCAATGCAAATTGATAAAACGAGCGCTCCATGAGAGGCTCCTCCTTTCAGCAAAAAGCCCGGACCGGAGTCCAGGCTGCCTTATTATTCAAATAGCCGCAAATACTCGCTATAACCTTGTTGTTCCAATTGGTCTTTCGGAACAAAACGCAATGCTGCGGAGTTGATGCAATAGCGCAAGCCGCCGAGTTCAGATGGCCCGTCCGGGAATAAATGGCCGAGATGTGAATCGGCTGAAGCAGAACGCACTTCAGTCCGTCTCATGCCATGGCTTGTATCGAAGCTTTCTTTGACTTCTTCACCTTCGATCGGCTTGGCAAAACTCGGCCAGCCGCAATGTGCATCGAATTTGTCTTTCGAGCTGAACAAGGGTTTGCCTGAGACAATGTCGACATAGATGCCTTCTTCAAAATGCTGGTCGAATTCGCCCTGGAACGGCGGTTCAGTGCCGTTTTCTTGCGTGACATGATATTGCATCGGCGTCAATTTCGCTTTCAAATCGTCTTTCATTTCGATTCCCCCCAATGGTTTTGGATAAATGCCTTGCGACCGGATCCTGTCGCATAGCGGTTATAATGCGTTGGGTTTTTCTCGTAATAATCCTGGTGATACGTTTCGGCTGGATAAAATTCCTTCGCCGGTAAAATATCCGTTGCGATCGGTTTAGTGAACTTGCCCGACTGCTCTAATTGCTGTTTGGAGGCTTCAGCTGCAATCCGCTGCTCTTCCGTATGGTAATAAATAGCGGTTTTATAAGAATCGCCGCGGTCGAAAAACTGGCCGCCCGCATCGGTCGGGTCGATCTGGGACCAATACACTTCTAGCAGTTGCTCATAAGGGTAAAGCTCCGGCTGGAATGTGATTTCAACAGCTTCCCGATGGCCGGTCATGTTCGTGCAGACTTGCTCATAGGTCGGATTCGGCAAATCGCCGCCTGTATAGCCACTGACCACCGCTTCGATGCCTTCGAGCGAATCAAAAGGCTGTACCATGCACCAAAAACAGCCGCCGGCAAATGTCGCTTTTTCTGTCTTCATCTTACTCCTCCTCACATTATGGCTGAATCGTTACTAAAAGACGGATGTCGTCTTCTTCAAGGTCGAACGATGTTGCGCGTACTGAAACGCCGCCGTTGATGGGAATTTCGGTGAGATTCAACACGACTTCCTCTTCTTTCGGCAGTACTTCCATAAATTCTGGAAGATCCACGGAGTCTCGAAGCAATTTTAACGCTGATTCCGGGGGTATGTCGAGCCGTCCGACTTCGACCGAACGCTGTTCCAACAGCAAATTGCCATCCGGCAGCACGACCGGGTCGAATGTCAAGAGGATCGGCAAGGTCACCCCGAAGACCGTCAACTCGGTCGACAAGCTGACATTATCGGTCACCGACAGGCGCAAGGGCATCGGCTGGCCTTCCATCGCATCAGCGATATACGTATTCGCAATGCCTTCAAAATCGGCTTTGGTCGTATTGACGACGACTGTATTGCCTTCAGGCGGCGGGCTGCTTTCCGCTTGGTAAGTCTTAAAATTATCGGATGGTGTTGTAATGAACAGGAAAAATCCAATGACGGCAATAAGGTTCAACACCAATAGCACGAAAAAGGCAAAACGCCATTTTTTCATCTTTTTTCACCTCCTATCCTTGGAAGCTGATTCCGCATTGCCCCATTCTTTCAGATACCCGCTCAGCCATCAGGTCATAGCCTTTGCTGTTCGGGTGGAAGAAATCGGTATGATATACCAAATTTTCGTTGCCGACGAATAAATCGCTGACGGGCACGAAACAGGCATGCGGATCGTCTTCCACTGTCTCTTGCATGACTCCATTATAGGAGGCGATAATTTGATCGAATTCCTCCACTTCATCCGTCACCAGTGAAAACGGATTGTACAGGCCGACGACGATGAGCGGCGCGGATGGATTCAACGAGCGGATGGATGCATAGATGGTCTCGAAGCGGTTCTGGTAAAGAATTAACTCTTCGGTGAACGCATCGATATTCAGCGAAAACAAATCCCGTTTGACGATGCGCATGACGTCGTTGCCGCCAATCGTCATGAAAATATAATCCGAAGCGAGCAGCGGACCGGACAGCTTGCCTTGCTGGAACAGCGCCAATAATTGGTCGCTTCTTCTGCCGCGCTTCGCCGTGTTTTCAAGGGCGATGCCTTCCACCCCCGGCCATTCCGCCATTTCGAGCGCCAGACGGCCGGCATAGCCCCCACGGTTCTCCGTATCGCCCACGCCTTGTGACAAAGAATCGCCAAGGGCCGTGATGATGACAGTTTGCGGGATGAAGTTTGGCGGGACCGTGTAAGGGGTGAATTCCACCGGCAAGCGCGGCGCCGCTTCTTCTTTACCGAAATTGAACGTTGAAGCACATCCCGCAAGCACAATCGATAAAGCGATGACAATATACAGGATGCGTTTCACGTCCGTCTCTCCTTTATGATTCTTTTAATTTACTCCGTGTAATACATGAACCCGATGGCGCCAATTCCCGTATGCGTGGAAATGACCGGAGTCGTGAAATCATAGCGTACGGCGGTAAAGCCGGTTTCCTTGATTTTTTCGCGCAGCGGCTCGGCCATCGACTGACCGTTTGCCTGGGCGATGCCGACACCTTTGACCACTTTGCCTTTTGTGCGTTCAGCAAAATCTTTCACCAAATAATCGACCACTTGCTTATGGCTGCGCATTTTGGCGACAGGGGTGTATTCGCCGTCGTCAAGCGAAGCAATCGGCTTGATCTTTAAGAACGATCCGATCATCGCACGGCCTTTGCCGATGCGTCCTCCTTTGACTAAATTATCGAGCGTATCGACTACGACATACAGTTTCGTATTGCGCCGCACTTGCTCCACGCGTTCGACGATTTCCTGGACCGTTTTGCCTTGCTTCGCCATGTCTGCAGCTTCGAATACCTGGAACGTCAAGGCATGGGAAATATAACGGGAGTCGATGACGGTAACATCAGAATCGGTCAATTCCGCAGCGGTGCGCGCAGATTCCACGGTGCCGCTCATGCCGCCGGTCATATGGATGGAAATGATTTGGCTTCCATCCTTTCCGAGTTCGTCATACAGCTCTTTAAAGACGCCTGGCGCCGGCTGGGAGCTCTTCGGGAATTCCTCTGAATTCTTCATCAGTTCAAGAAAAGCTTCCGGTTCCAAATCGACACGGTCGAGATAGGTCTTGCCCCCGATCTGGATCGACAACGGCACGACGTGAAGCCCGTAAGCTTCTATTTCTTCTGCTTTCAAATCAGCAGTCGAATCCGTTACAATGTGAATTTTCGA
It encodes the following:
- the deoD gene encoding purine-nucleoside phosphorylase, which produces MSVHINAKKGDIADTILLPGDPLRAKYIAETFLEDVTLYNEVRNMFGYTGTYKGKRISVQGTGMGVPSISIYVTELMQEYDVQKLIRVGTCGSIHKDVKVRDVILAQAASTDSKMNDIIFNGISYAPIANFDLLQKAYAAGQEKGLNLRVGNVFTEDVFYNEHAEHEKWAQYGILGLEMESSALYTLAAKFGRKALSILTVSDHLLTGEVTSAEERQTTFNDMIVVALDAAIQD
- a CDS encoding YozE family protein; this encodes MERSFYQFALKYRGKLIQDEYSQFAEAMFLDHSFPKMSTDFQEISQYVEEKAHPVLQASTFDRMWEEYEAG
- the msrB gene encoding peptide-methionine (R)-S-oxide reductase MsrB; its protein translation is MKDDLKAKLTPMQYHVTQENGTEPPFQGEFDQHFEEGIYVDIVSGKPLFSSKDKFDAHCGWPSFAKPIEGEEVKESFDTSHGMRRTEVRSASADSHLGHLFPDGPSELGGLRYCINSAALRFVPKDQLEQQGYSEYLRLFE
- the msrA gene encoding peptide-methionine (S)-S-oxide reductase MsrA, with amino-acid sequence MKTEKATFAGGCFWCMVQPFDSLEGIEAVVSGYTGGDLPNPTYEQVCTNMTGHREAVEITFQPELYPYEQLLEVYWSQIDPTDAGGQFFDRGDSYKTAIYYHTEEQRIAAEASKQQLEQSGKFTKPIATDILPAKEFYPAETYHQDYYEKNPTHYNRYATGSGRKAFIQNHWGESK
- a CDS encoding YpmS family protein — protein: MKKWRFAFFVLLVLNLIAVIGFFLFITTPSDNFKTYQAESSPPPEGNTVVVNTTKADFEGIANTYIADAMEGQPMPLRLSVTDNVSLSTELTVFGVTLPILLTFDPVVLPDGNLLLEQRSVEVGRLDIPPESALKLLRDSVDLPEFMEVLPKEEEVVLNLTEIPINGGVSVRATSFDLEEDDIRLLVTIQP
- a CDS encoding GDSL-type esterase/lipase family protein, encoding MKRILYIVIALSIVLAGCASTFNFGKEEAAPRLPVEFTPYTVPPNFIPQTVIITALGDSLSQGVGDTENRGGYAGRLALEMAEWPGVEGIALENTAKRGRRSDQLLALFQQGKLSGPLLASDYIFMTIGGNDVMRIVKRDLFSLNIDAFTEELILYQNRFETIYASIRSLNPSAPLIVVGLYNPFSLVTDEVEEFDQIIASYNGVMQETVEDDPHACFVPVSDLFVGNENLVYHTDFFHPNSKGYDLMAERVSERMGQCGISFQG
- a CDS encoding DegV family protein, which translates into the protein MSKIHIVTDSTADLKAEEIEAYGLHVVPLSIQIGGKTYLDRVDLEPEAFLELMKNSEEFPKSSQPAPGVFKELYDELGKDGSQIISIHMTGGMSGTVESARTAAELTDSDVTVIDSRYISHALTFQVFEAADMAKQGKTVQEIVERVEQVRRNTKLYVVVDTLDNLVKGGRIGKGRAMIGSFLKIKPIASLDDGEYTPVAKMRSHKQVVDYLVKDFAERTKGKVVKGVGIAQANGQSMAEPLREKIKETGFTAVRYDFTTPVISTHTGIGAIGFMYYTE